The Pontibacter korlensis sequence TGTGTTATCCATTAAGGGTTTCATTCTAAAATTAGGCGATAGACTAATTGTTACTGCTGTAGCTGTTTCTTCAGCTTAAGCAGTAAATTAGCTGGTGTCATAGCAAGTCTACTTATTGAATTATACTTAGTACTAAGCCTTTGGTAAGTATATCAAAAATCTGGTTCCTTTGTTAACTTGGCTGGCTACTTCCACATGGCCACCCATTGCTTCCAAGTGTGTTTTAACCAGGTACAGTCCGATGCCTTTGCCCTTCTTATCCGCGTGAAAGCGCTTGTAGAGCTTAAAAACATTGTCATTGGCCTGCTTCAAATCAAATCCTGAGCCGTTATCAGAAACAGAGATAAGTATACCTTTCTCAAAATTTCCGAAGCTTCTGATCTGGACCTCAAGTGGGCGCTGATCAGATCTGTACTTGATGGCGTTAGACAGGAGGTTATAGAAGATGCTGTAAATGTAGGCTTTATTTGCTCTTACATTCAAGCCTTCGCTTATGCTATCAATAACTGTCCCTCCACAGCTTTTAAGAGGCTCTTCCAAAGAAGATAGTGCCTGCTGAATTACAGTTTTTACATCTATCAGCTCTTTTTCTAAAGTGCCTTTGCTGTCTCTGATGCTTAAGATCATACTCACATCGCGCAGAACACCATCTAGCTGTACTACACTTTGATTCAGGTTATCAAGGGCTTTGTCGAAGAGAGGGGAGTCTTTGGGAACCCGAGACAACAGTCCAGTAAGACCCAAAGCATTCGCAACCGGTGAGCGTAAGTTATGGGACACAATGTAGGTGAACTGCAGCAGATCACTGTTTTGCTTATAGAGATCCTGCGTAAGTTTCACTAAGTTGGCCTCAGCCTCTTTCATCATAGTGGCGTCCTGCTGAATGGCAATAAATTGCGTTACCTTTCCATCTTCACCAAATATTGGTGTGATATCCATTGATACCCAGAATTTCTCTCCTGATTTTCTGTAGTTGATGAGCGTAGCATTTGTGTGGAGGCCCTGCTGAATTCTCTCGCTCATCATCTTGACAGTACTCTCCTCCGTTTCCTGGCCTTGTAGTAAGGCTCCAGGTTTCTTGCCCATAATCTCAGGAAGGGTATAGCCTGTTATTTTTGTAAAGCCTTCGTTTACCCATTCTGTTAACCCTTCTGCATCTGTAATGATAACGCCATTATCCGTTTTGCTGGCCACCAGCGAAAGCTTCTCCAGCTCTTTTCTGGCTTTAACCTTATCTGTGATATCTGTCTGCAGGTTAACAAACCTTAAAAGATTGCCGCTTTCATCATAGATTGGATTGACTTGCACCGATACCCAAATGTCTTCTCCTGTCTTCTTTCGGTAGAGGATTTCTACTTCAGCAGGCAAGCCAGTAATCATTTTTTCCCGCAACACCTTATAGGGTTTAACATCGGCATCCTTGCTGTGCAGCAATTCAAATGGCACCTTGCCAATCGCCTCCTCAAAGCAATAACCTGTTAGTCGGCTAAAGCCGTCGTTAACCCATTCTATCTTTAACTCTTTGTCTAAGATAAGAACACTACTGTTTACCTTGCTAGCCACTAACGACAGCTTCTCCAGCTCCTGTTCCGCTTTCTTTTTATCAGAGATATCGGTTTGAATGGTGATGAACTTAGAAAGTTCATTGCTTTCGTTAAACACAGGATTTATCTGAACAGACAGCCAGGTTAACTCCCCATTCTTTTTGACATTCTGTATGTCGAACGAGACAGGCTTGCCGCGGAGCATGTCTTCTTTGACAAGATCAAAACTTTGTGTGTCAATCAGTTCTCTATGTAATAGATCTGACGGCCTTTTGCCTATGGCTTCCTCCAGAGTATAGCCAGTAAGCTTTGTGAAACTTTCATTTACCCATTCAATTCTGCGAGATGAATCAGTGATGATAACACCATTAGTAGTGTTATTGGCTACTAGTGACAGTTTCTGGAGCTCTTTCTGCGCTTTTACTTTCTCTGTAATATCGCTGAAGTAGATGGACAGGCCATCCTCAGACGGATAGGCTTTTACGTTAAGCCACAAACCAAGTTGGTCTGAGTAGGCATCGAAATGAATTGTATTCCCCGTTTCCATGGCATGCCGGTACTTATCGTAGAAAACGGTGTCTGTGCCTTCAGGATATATATCAAAAAAGCTTCTGCCTATAAAGTTTTCTTTCTTAAGCTTTGTCTGCCGTTCGAACTCACTGTTTACATAAGTATATGTCCAGTTTCTGTCGATAGTACAGAAGGCGTCAGTTATACTTTCAAAGATGTTTGTAAGTTTTCTGGCATGTTCCTTTAAAGTATCCTGGTAATTAGTGATGTCCGTGATGTTCTTCAGGATAGAGTGAACGGCTATCACCTTACCATTAACATTTACAGGAATCTTAGTGATATCAAGCACTTTATAGCCATAGCCATCAAAGTCAGCTTTTAAAACAAACTTAACAATCTTGCCACTAAAAGCTTCCTTTAGATGATGCATACATACTTCCACTGCATCAGGTGGGATGAAGTTGGTAATGTGACGATGTATGATTTCTGATTTAGGTAGACCAATATGAGCCTCTGCTGCATGGTTAGCATCTAACACAAAGCCGTCCTTGTCCTCTATAAGAACAGTATCAGGGTTTTCCTCAAACATGGCTTTGAAGCGCTGCTCACTTTCCAGAAGCCGCTGCTCGTTTGCGAATCGCTCAGTTACATCCCGCGAACTTGTAACCAGTGCTCTTACGGCAGAATTATGTAGCTGATTACTGATGGTTGTTTCAAGACGCCTCCACTCTCCACTAGCATGCTTAAACCTGAAGTCCGACATGGTGGTGTGTCCCTCTGTAGCCAGTACCTGCTCTAGCTTCTGCTGTACAAAGTCTAGATCATCGGGGTGAATAAGCTCTAAAGCGCTTACCCCAATCAGCTGCCCATGAGTATAGCCCAAAATGCGTTCTGTGGAACCACTGCTATAGGTAAACACTACATTTTCATCGAACAGGGCCAGCATATCGGAACCATGCTCTACCAATACTCTATGGCGTTCTTCCTTTTCATAAAGCTTTTGCTGGCCTACCTTCTGCTCGGTCACGTCTCGGCCAACAAAGCAAATAAGGTCAACGTCTTCTGACCATGCACCAGCCCACTCAATATGTACAACACGACCGTCTTTATGTATATAGCGGTTGCTTAGTGTAATCTTCGCTTTGCTTTTGAGTAGTTTCTGTGTGGCTTTGCTACTTGCTTGGACATCATCTGGGTGTATAAAGTCGTAAAAATGCCTGCCTAGCATTTCTCTACTTTCATATCCTAAGATTACTTTGAAAGCATTGTTCACATATTGGATGTAGCCGTGCTGATCTGTACTCCCAAAGAGGTCCAGGGAGGTGTTGATCATTTTCTCGAATACACCAAGGCGCTTGTCAGGCTTCATCAATTTTGGCTAAAAGTTGAATTGTACGTTGGGTCTTGGTAAATTTATATTGATAGCTGCAGTACTATAGCTGTTATCAGTAAATTAAGCTGCAAACAAGTTAATAAAATAAAAAATTCCGCTCTAGTGATTGTTCTAGATTTTTTTCGGTGTTAGATAAGTATAATTTTAGGCTCAGAGCGAAAGTTATATTAGCTCCTATAAAGGTGTAATGAGCTGGTGCTTAGATTTCTATAGTTGTAAAAAATACAGGGGGCCATACATTCACAGTATGGCCCCCTGTATACGAAAGAATATCTTGTGTTATATATATCAGGTACGTGTACTTACCTTCTGATAAGTATGTGCTCGTACTAAGAGGTTTTGCTTCGCATAATTGATCCTTCAGGTGGATATGGTATTGTATTGCTGAGCTTGCTGATATGCTCAGGAGTAAAATTAGGAATCTGCATATTGCCTGTTTTCCGCCACTTGCGAACCTGCTCTTCGGCTTCTGTCGTTTTGTCTTTCGACACTCCCTGGTCCTTTGCTATGTACAGTGTCTGCGAAGGGAAGGCGAAACCGGTGCCGCTTTCTTCAATCACATCCATCATGCGCAGGTATAAGTCCTCCTGTATCTCCAGAAACTGGTTAAAGTCGATGGCATTTACATAGGCAAAAATCTCTAAATTCAGGGAGTCAGCTCCAATCTCAGTAAAGCGTATTCTGGCCGGATCAGGGTCCACTTTTGGGTGGGCATACAATATTTTACGAAGCTCTACCAGTAGGTACCGCATCTGATCTGGGCTTGTCTCGAAGCGCAGGCCGAACTTTGGATGAAACCAGAAGCGATCGCGATGCGCATAGTTCTCAATCTTGAGAGATGAAAACTCACCGTTCGGAATGGTAACGATAGTACGCTCGAGTGTACGAATGCGTGTAGAGCGCATACCTATCTGCTCTACTGTGCCTACTGTGTCGCCTACTTTACAGAAATCCCCAACACGTACGGGTTGATCCGCTATAAGTGTAACACTGCCAACAAAGTTCTCTACTGTCTTTTGTGCACCCAAGGCTAGGGCGATACCACCAATACCCAGTGCGGCTATACCTGTTGTAACGTCAAATCCGAAGGAATCCAGCAAGATGATACAACCTATGACCATAAGAGCTAGTTTAAAGGCGCGGCGTACAAAAAGCACAGCAGATACTCCTGCCATGTTGTTCCGGTGTGCAAGCCTTCTCCCCGTAAATTGAGTTGTAGCATCAATTAGGCGCCAAAGAAGCAGTAGCACTGCAGCCATAAACACGATGAAGGTAACTTCGCTGAACCGCTGGCGAACGATAATAGATAAGCCTACCTGCTGGCTGGCTGCAACAAAAACCCAGACGGTAAGGCAAATCCTGAGCGGTAAGGTGAAAGCCTTTACGATGCCGGCTGTGGGCTCAGTCCGTGCTCTATGCCAAAATATAGGTGTGACAACAAGAACTAACCTTGTGATACCCCAGGCTATAAAATAAGCTACTATCAGGAGAATCAGTATAGCCAGCCAATGACTTACTGGCACGCCTCCCCACTTATTTTCTTCTAAGACGTATGGTGAAAGTTTATTTACTAAGGGAGTACTTATCTCTTCTCCGGCCTTAAGCGGTATTCTGCTAACTGTTTGAGAAGAAAACTGCCAGACAGGAGCACCAGTTGAGTCCTCTACTTTTTCCAGCATCAAATCGAAGCTCTCCCCATTAACGGTGGCTGTGCCCACACGCTCCAGGTTTGGCCCTAGGTTGTCTTCTTGATTCCCTTCCGTGTCATTACTTATGAGAGAGTATGGAAATATTGTTCCGCTTTGATCCAGTAAGCGCTGTAAAGCCTGTGCCAGTTTTGTCTCATCCTGGTTTTCTTGTAGCGATGGGTCTACCCTTAAGAAGTTGGCGGCCTTAGCATAGTCTTCTCTTGCTACAGCTTTTATGAATCCTGACACAGTGCCGCGAGGTGTGCGCCTGCCAAGAGAGTCTTCTGGCCATGCGGGTGCTGAAGCCTGCTCTGTACTGTCGGCAGCAGGTGGAGGCAACAACTGGGCATGAGATGGGGTGGTGGCTAAAGCAAGAAACGTTATACTGCAGGCAACTAAAAATCGTAAAAAATTATGGGTGGTAGTTTGTCTTGTTGAATTGGGCATTGATTTTAAATACTGTTTTCTGAGCGTATGTATACGGATGATGCGCTTATCGTTACTGAAGAAGAACATCAGTTGCCATAACTCACCAGCAGCATCAGCTGCATCTTAATTAATGGAGATAAGCCTCGATAGGCATGGCACTCAAGGTGGAGTAGGAGCCACAGGTCTTGTTAGACTAGTTGTTTTTTTATGGATAACAGGTTCGTCCAAAGTATGTTGAAGTATGTTAGGTGTGGGTTCCTGTGTCGGTATTTTATCTGCGAACCAGGGAAGGGGTGTCTTATGAGCAGTGTCTCGTAAATTTTAGGAAGTAGAAAGTTTTTGTGGATTAGACAATCCTTATTGTACCTTTGGACCGAAAAACGGTTTTAGTCTATAAGATATGAGTGATAAAGACGAAAGTATAAAGGCAGAGATTCTGGAACAGGCTCAGAAGCTTTTCAGGCACTATGGCTTGGCTAAAACCACTATGGAGGATATTGCCAAAGCGGCAGGAAAGGGAAAAAGTACGCTATACTATTACTATAAAAGCAAAGATGAAATCTTTGACGAAGTAGTAACAAAAGAGATGAACGAGGTTTTCCGTATCCTGCAAGAGGAAGTAGGAAAGGTGCAGACCGCTGAAGAGAAGTTGTTTACTTTTAGCCTTACCAAGTTTAAGATATTAAAAGAAAGAGCTAATCTGTTTAAGGTGATTCGAGGTGATATCGAGGCTAATATGCAGCGGTTGCTAGAACTTAACAGAAGGTTTGAGGCAAGGGAGATTAGTTTAGTACGGGGAGTATTAAGGTATGGGCTGGAGAGTGGAGAGTTTGCGCAATATGCTGCTGAGGATATCGATACCTTGGCATTTGCTATGGTGTGCTCGTTTAGAGGTATCGAGGTAGGCTTGTTGGTAGAGGATAAGTTTGCAGACTTTGAGGGTAGAATGGAGGTTCTTCATAATATCACAATGCGAGGTTTAAAAGCCTAAAATTTTTTTGCCATACTTTAGACCGAAATACGAATTTGGTCTAACAGGTTTGACTTTTTTTCCTTGATGCTTTTGTTAGATATCACACGATTAGGGACAATCACAATAAAGGCTATTACTATAATGTGGTGTAGGACAAGCAGTGTTGGAACAAACATTATAGGAGGCTGGAAATAACAAAGTTAGCTTCTGTTACGTCATTGCTTTATAATAATTTAATAATTATTAATATTCTGCTATTTTATGGAATAATAAATTATTAATTTAGGTATAAAATCAATTTATTTATAAGACAGATGGGCAAAATACTACAATATAAAATTCTGGCCCGCGAAAAAAGTGCTGCATATCACGCAGCCGAAAGAGCACAGGCACAGGGAGCGTACCCTTACTTCAGGTCTATCGAGTCTGCGCAGGACACGGAAGTAATTATCGGGGGAAAGAAGGTGCTGATGTTCGGGTCGAATGCCTATCTGGGACTTACGAATCATCCCAAAGTCAAGGAGGCTGCCATGAAGGCCATCGAGCTGTACGGTACGGGCTGCGCCGGATCCCGCTTTCTGAACGGCACCCTGGACATACACCTGGAGCTGGAAAGCAGGCTCGCTGAGTTTGTGGGCAAGGACGCGGCCATCGTGTTCAGCACTGGCTATCAGGTAAATCTGGGGGTTATCTCAAGCCTCACGGGCCGTAACGATTATATTATCCTGGACGAGTACAACCATGCCTCTATCATAGACGGGAGCCGCCTTTCCTTCTCCAAGGTGCTTAAGTACCGGCACAACGACATGCAGGACCTGGAGCAGAAGCTCAGCAAACTTCCTGCAGATGCCATCAAGCTGATCGTGGTGGATGGCGTGTTCAGCATGGAGGGGGATATTGTGAGGCTGCCCGAGTTGGTAGCGCTGGCAGAGCGCTATGGTGGCAGCATCATGGTGGATGACGCACACGGGCTTGGGGTAATAGGAGACAGGGGAGCGGGTACCGCCTCCCACTTCGGCCTTACCGACCAGGTGGACCTGATCATGGGCACGTTCAGCAAGTCATTGGCCTCGTTGGGAGGTTTTATCGCCAGTGACCATGACACCATTCAGTACCTGAAGCACCACGCCCGGTCGCTGATCTTTAGCGCCAGTATGTCGCCTGCATCTGTCGCCAGCACCCTGGCTGCCCTTGAGGTGATTCAGAGCGAACCGGAGCGGATAGCGCAGCTTTGGGCAAACACGAATTATGCGCTGGAGCTCCTGGAGGCAGCTGGTCTGGAGCTGGGGCCGACCGAGACTCCGATCATACCTATCTACGTGCGAGACAATGACCGTACCTTCCAGGTGACAAAGGTGCTGCAGGACAGGGGAATTTTTGTAAACCCGGTTGTGGCTCCTGCCGTGCCTGCAGACTCCACCCTTATCAGGCTCTCTATCATGGCCACCCATACTTTCAGCCAGATAGAGGAGGCAGTTGGCAAAATATCGGATGCATTCAGATTGATCGGAGTTAACCCTAGCTATGAAGCAAGTCCTGCCAGTTAATACTAAGCAGCGGCTAAAAGCCTTCATTGACTTTCCGCATGAGCTGTATAGGAATGATCCATACTATGTGCCGGAGCTTTACATAGCCCAGGAAGACCTGTTAACCCCAGGCAAGCACCCTTTCCACGAGCATTCTGAGCTGCAGCTGTTTCTGGCGTACCAGGATCAAAGAGTAGTGGGCAGAATTGCCGCTATCCTCAACAACAACCACAATGCCTTTAACAATTGCCAGGATGGCTTCTTTGGTTTTTTTGACTGCGTAGAAGATGGTGAGGTGGCGGGGATGCTGTTCAAGGAGGTGCAGCAGTGGTTGCTGACCAAGGGTGCCAAGAGTATCATAGGGCCTGCGAATTTCTCTACCAACGAGACCTGCGGCTTGTTGGTGGAAGGCTTCGACAGCTCACCGATGGCCATGATGCCCTACAACTTTGCCTATTACATACAGCTGCTTGAGGCGCTCGGCTTCCGGAAAAAAGTGGATCTGCTGGCCTACCAGTTTTTGGGTAAAAACTACAACGAAAGGCCTTACAGGCTGTCTGAGGTAATCAGAAAGAGGCTTGAGAAGAAAGATATCGTCATACGCCCGATCAACCTGAAAAAGTATAAGGAAGAGGCAGAAAAGCTTCGGGAGGTATACAATGCGGCTTGGGACAAGAACTCAGGCTTCGTACCCATGACCCCGAAAGAGTTTGAGCACATGGCTAAAGACCTGAAGCTGATCCTGGACCCTGACTTTTGCCTGGTGGCCGAGCATAGAGGAAAGATAGTTGGTTTCTCGCTGGCCATACCGGACGTTAACCAGATTCTGAAAAAAATTAAAAGGGGCCGCCTATTGCCGACAGGCATATTCAAGTTACTGCTGCAGCGCAAGAAGATCAACGCTGTCAGGATTATTGCCCTGGGCGTGATAGAAGGCTACCGGAAATTGGGCATAGAAGCGGTTTTCTACGGCGCGGCAATGCAAAAGCACCAGGAGAAGAACATGCAGATGGCCGAGGCCTCTTGGGTGCTTGAAAGTAACGTGCTGATGAACCAGGGGCTGCTGAACATGGAGGCAAAACCTTACAAGAGGTACAGAATTTACGAAAAGGCACTATGAAAGAACGAGTACTGATTACCGGGGCAAGTGGCTTTGTAGGCTACCATCTGATTGAGGCGGCGCTTCAGTCTGGCCTGGAGGTACATGCTGCCGTGCGGCCATCCAGTGAGGTGGCACACCTAAAGCCTTTTGATATTCAGTACACCTCGCTCGATTATACAGATGCCGAGGCTTTGGTAGAGGAACTGGAGGAGAAGCAGTATCACTACATCATCCATGCGGCAGGTACTACCAAGGCAAAAAATGCATTGGCTTACACAAGAATAAATGCTGGCTACACTAAGGCCCTGGGCCAAGCGGCAGCCGGAGCAAAAATCCCGCTCAAAAAATTTGTCTTCCTCAGCAGCCTGGCAGCGCTTGGGCCGATTACCTACCAGGACATGAAGCCTATCGATGAGCAAAGTATGGCTAAGCCTGTGACAGACTACGGCAGGAGCAAGCTTCTGGCAGAGAAACATCTTTCAGAGATAGAACGCCTGCCCCTGGTGGTATTAAGACCTACGGCAGTATACGGGCCTCGTGAGAAAGACATTTTCATACTCTTCAAAACGCTCAACAGTGGCCTAGACCCCTACATCAGCAAGCAGGCGCAGCGGCTTAGCTTTATCTATGTAAAGGACCTGGCAAAGGCAGTTATACAGGCTTTGGGGTTGAAGGAACACCATGTAACCTACAACCTGTCTGATGGGAATTGCTACGACCGCTATGCGCTGGCTAATATTACGAAGCGGGTGCTGGGTAAGAAGGCTGTCCGCTTTCATTTGCCGATGATAGTGGTGAGGGTAGTTGCCCAGGTGCTGGAAGCAGCATTTGCGAGTCGAAGTAAAGTACCTGCCCTAAACAAGGAAAAGCTAAACGAGCTTACCGCCGAGAACTGGAACTGCAGCATCGAAAAGATCAGCAAAGAGATGGGCTATGTGCCAGAGTATGACTTAGAAAAAGGGCTGGTACAGACGCTGCAGTGGTATAAGGAAAACAGTTGGTTATAAAGTATAGAAACAAAGTAGTTTTTGATATAAGTAAATATGATGGAATATCAAATTAAGAAACCCGAGGGGCGCCTGGGTATCCTGATTCCTGGACTAGGAGCAGTGGCCACCACTTTTATAGCCGGTGTAGAGGCTATTCGTAAAGGTATCTCACAGCCAATAGGCTCCCTTACCCAGATGGGGCACATACGCCTGGGCAAGCGGACAGAGAATCGCAATCCGCTGATTAAGGACTTTGTGCCACTAGCTAACCTGAACGAGATCGTGTTCGGAGGCTGGGATGTGTACGAGGACAACGTGTATGAGGCGGCCGTAAACGCGAAAGTGCTGGAGCCAGGGCTGCTGCATGCGCTGAAGCCAGAGCTGGAGGCAATCCAGCCGATGAAGGCTGTGTTCGATAAAGCCTACGCCAGGAACCTGGACGGCACTAACGTTAAAGAGGCCGCCACCAAGTATGAGTTGGCCGAGGCGCTGATGGAGGACATGCTGAATTTCAAAGAAGCGAACGAGTGCGACCGCCTGGTAATTGTGTGGTGCGGTTCTACGGAAGTATACACAGAAGTAAGTGATGTACATCAAACAGTGGAGGCTTTCGAGGAAGGTCTGCGCAACAACGATCCACGCATCTCGCCAAGTATGATCTACGCCTATGCCGCCGTGAAAATAGGCGTTCCTTTTGCTAACGGGGCTCCTAACCTTACAGTAGATATTCCTGCCCTTGTGGGGCTATCTAAAGAGAACGGAGTGGCCATCTCTGGTAAGGATTTTAAGACAGGACAAACGCTGATGAAAACTATACTCGCGCCAGGCCTGCAGGCAAGAGCACTGGGCATCAGAGGCTGGTTCTCTTCCAATATTCTGGGTAACCGCGATGGCCTTGTACTGGATGACCCGGAAAACTTCAAGACAAAAGAAGTATCGAAGCTAGGTGTGCTGGAGGATATCCTGCGCCCTGACGACAACCCGGAACTGTACGGGGACATCTACCACAAAGTACGCATCAACTACTATCCTCCTCATGGTGATAACAAGGAGAGTTGGGACAACATCGACATCTTCGGCTGGCTGGGTTACCAGATGCAGATCAAGATCAACTTCCTGTGCCGCGACTCTATCCTGGCAGCGCCTATCGTGCTGGACCTGGCCCTGTTCACAGACCTGGCGCAGCGCGCGGGCATGAGCGGTATCCAGGAGTGGATGTC is a genomic window containing:
- a CDS encoding inositol-3-phosphate synthase, with translation MMEYQIKKPEGRLGILIPGLGAVATTFIAGVEAIRKGISQPIGSLTQMGHIRLGKRTENRNPLIKDFVPLANLNEIVFGGWDVYEDNVYEAAVNAKVLEPGLLHALKPELEAIQPMKAVFDKAYARNLDGTNVKEAATKYELAEALMEDMLNFKEANECDRLVIVWCGSTEVYTEVSDVHQTVEAFEEGLRNNDPRISPSMIYAYAAVKIGVPFANGAPNLTVDIPALVGLSKENGVAISGKDFKTGQTLMKTILAPGLQARALGIRGWFSSNILGNRDGLVLDDPENFKTKEVSKLGVLEDILRPDDNPELYGDIYHKVRINYYPPHGDNKESWDNIDIFGWLGYQMQIKINFLCRDSILAAPIVLDLALFTDLAQRAGMSGIQEWMSFYYKSPQTAEGLRPEHDIFKQLTKLQNTLRHMMGEDLITHLGLDYYQDLVESL
- a CDS encoding TetR/AcrR family transcriptional regulator yields the protein MSDKDESIKAEILEQAQKLFRHYGLAKTTMEDIAKAAGKGKSTLYYYYKSKDEIFDEVVTKEMNEVFRILQEEVGKVQTAEEKLFTFSLTKFKILKERANLFKVIRGDIEANMQRLLELNRRFEAREISLVRGVLRYGLESGEFAQYAAEDIDTLAFAMVCSFRGIEVGLLVEDKFADFEGRMEVLHNITMRGLKA
- a CDS encoding NAD-dependent epimerase/dehydratase family protein encodes the protein MKERVLITGASGFVGYHLIEAALQSGLEVHAAVRPSSEVAHLKPFDIQYTSLDYTDAEALVEELEEKQYHYIIHAAGTTKAKNALAYTRINAGYTKALGQAAAGAKIPLKKFVFLSSLAALGPITYQDMKPIDEQSMAKPVTDYGRSKLLAEKHLSEIERLPLVVLRPTAVYGPREKDIFILFKTLNSGLDPYISKQAQRLSFIYVKDLAKAVIQALGLKEHHVTYNLSDGNCYDRYALANITKRVLGKKAVRFHLPMIVVRVVAQVLEAAFASRSKVPALNKEKLNELTAENWNCSIEKISKEMGYVPEYDLEKGLVQTLQWYKENSWL
- the spt gene encoding serine palmitoyltransferase, yielding MGKILQYKILAREKSAAYHAAERAQAQGAYPYFRSIESAQDTEVIIGGKKVLMFGSNAYLGLTNHPKVKEAAMKAIELYGTGCAGSRFLNGTLDIHLELESRLAEFVGKDAAIVFSTGYQVNLGVISSLTGRNDYIILDEYNHASIIDGSRLSFSKVLKYRHNDMQDLEQKLSKLPADAIKLIVVDGVFSMEGDIVRLPELVALAERYGGSIMVDDAHGLGVIGDRGAGTASHFGLTDQVDLIMGTFSKSLASLGGFIASDHDTIQYLKHHARSLIFSASMSPASVASTLAALEVIQSEPERIAQLWANTNYALELLEAAGLELGPTETPIIPIYVRDNDRTFQVTKVLQDRGIFVNPVVAPAVPADSTLIRLSIMATHTFSQIEEAVGKISDAFRLIGVNPSYEASPAS
- a CDS encoding mechanosensitive ion channel family protein, with protein sequence MSGFIKAVAREDYAKAANFLRVDPSLQENQDETKLAQALQRLLDQSGTIFPYSLISNDTEGNQEDNLGPNLERVGTATVNGESFDLMLEKVEDSTGAPVWQFSSQTVSRIPLKAGEEISTPLVNKLSPYVLEENKWGGVPVSHWLAILILLIVAYFIAWGITRLVLVVTPIFWHRARTEPTAGIVKAFTLPLRICLTVWVFVAASQQVGLSIIVRQRFSEVTFIVFMAAVLLLLWRLIDATTQFTGRRLAHRNNMAGVSAVLFVRRAFKLALMVIGCIILLDSFGFDVTTGIAALGIGGIALALGAQKTVENFVGSVTLIADQPVRVGDFCKVGDTVGTVEQIGMRSTRIRTLERTIVTIPNGEFSSLKIENYAHRDRFWFHPKFGLRFETSPDQMRYLLVELRKILYAHPKVDPDPARIRFTEIGADSLNLEIFAYVNAIDFNQFLEIQEDLYLRMMDVIEESGTGFAFPSQTLYIAKDQGVSKDKTTEAEEQVRKWRKTGNMQIPNFTPEHISKLSNTIPYPPEGSIMRSKTS
- a CDS encoding PAS domain-containing sensor histidine kinase; amino-acid sequence: MKPDKRLGVFEKMINTSLDLFGSTDQHGYIQYVNNAFKVILGYESREMLGRHFYDFIHPDDVQASSKATQKLLKSKAKITLSNRYIHKDGRVVHIEWAGAWSEDVDLICFVGRDVTEQKVGQQKLYEKEERHRVLVEHGSDMLALFDENVVFTYSSGSTERILGYTHGQLIGVSALELIHPDDLDFVQQKLEQVLATEGHTTMSDFRFKHASGEWRRLETTISNQLHNSAVRALVTSSRDVTERFANEQRLLESEQRFKAMFEENPDTVLIEDKDGFVLDANHAAEAHIGLPKSEIIHRHITNFIPPDAVEVCMHHLKEAFSGKIVKFVLKADFDGYGYKVLDITKIPVNVNGKVIAVHSILKNITDITNYQDTLKEHARKLTNIFESITDAFCTIDRNWTYTYVNSEFERQTKLKKENFIGRSFFDIYPEGTDTVFYDKYRHAMETGNTIHFDAYSDQLGLWLNVKAYPSEDGLSIYFSDITEKVKAQKELQKLSLVANNTTNGVIITDSSRRIEWVNESFTKLTGYTLEEAIGKRPSDLLHRELIDTQSFDLVKEDMLRGKPVSFDIQNVKKNGELTWLSVQINPVFNESNELSKFITIQTDISDKKKAEQELEKLSLVASKVNSSVLILDKELKIEWVNDGFSRLTGYCFEEAIGKVPFELLHSKDADVKPYKVLREKMITGLPAEVEILYRKKTGEDIWVSVQVNPIYDESGNLLRFVNLQTDITDKVKARKELEKLSLVASKTDNGVIITDAEGLTEWVNEGFTKITGYTLPEIMGKKPGALLQGQETEESTVKMMSERIQQGLHTNATLINYRKSGEKFWVSMDITPIFGEDGKVTQFIAIQQDATMMKEAEANLVKLTQDLYKQNSDLLQFTYIVSHNLRSPVANALGLTGLLSRVPKDSPLFDKALDNLNQSVVQLDGVLRDVSMILSIRDSKGTLEKELIDVKTVIQQALSSLEEPLKSCGGTVIDSISEGLNVRANKAYIYSIFYNLLSNAIKYRSDQRPLEVQIRSFGNFEKGILISVSDNGSGFDLKQANDNVFKLYKRFHADKKGKGIGLYLVKTHLEAMGGHVEVASQVNKGTRFLIYLPKA